Proteins encoded by one window of Salvia splendens isolate huo1 chromosome 7, SspV2, whole genome shotgun sequence:
- the LOC121742337 gene encoding uncharacterized protein LOC121742337, whose translation MAAQPETPISHTEDLEELDDYFDDYEDDDDLEDEGREDSIQMPALGAKIESLVRRLAAEERVVVRVNDVVIKGNTRTYYFLIAAEVEPIFREATTFLELLRAATAVDARLRGLGLFDSVTVTLDAGPPGLPTAVNVVVEVSEARNQLTGDLGIYFEPEARSNSVQGSLKLKNLFGLGDLWDGSVTYGLDQVSEVSIGLSLLKCTGLAAPLSARISLLSLDGLKFSSRRQQVLGLSLCLLSIGNHDVSYNLSWRSLDDPSEDSQMSYETLSRKLGHSLFSTLKYAFKIDRRDSSTRPTRGHAFVSTTQIGGLFPDIQSLSLIRQEFDLRYAIPLGIYGAAFNFGISGGMIFPWGNASLNASSYLPERFYLGYNSSPVLSLRGPTAVLGFKATGLGPAEHRRVVRNYSSDGESKISEKDHISGDLAVTAFADFSFNLPFRVLQEVGIHGHIFACTGSLNKFSENAYKGFSFQKFRDSFRSWVGFGIIIPTKLFRMEVNYCHILKQHEHDRPKMGLQFSFSRLL comes from the exons ATGGCAGCTCAGCCGGAAACACCGATTTCCCACACCGAAGATCTCGAAGAATTGGACGATTACTTCGATGATTACGAAGACGACGATGACTTGGAAGATGAAGGGAGAGAAGACTCGATTCAGATGCCAGCACTTGGCGCTAAGATAGAGTCTCTAGTCAGGCGGCTAGCGGCGGAGGAGAGGGTGGTAGTTCGGGTGAATGACGTCGTCATAAAGGGCAACACCAGGACCTATTACTTCCTGATCGCGGCGGAGGTGGAGCCGATCTTCAGGGAGGCCACTACCTTCCTAGAGCTTCTGCGCGCCGCTACAGCCGTCGACGCAAGGCTGCGGGGGCTCGGTTTGTTTGATTCGGTTACCGTAACTCTCGATGCCGGCCCTCCGGGACTCCCGACCGCCGTTAACGTTGTCGTTGAGGTCTCTGAGGCGAGGAACCAGCTCACCGGAGATTTGGGGATTTATTTTGAACCCGAG GCTCGATCGAATTCTGTACAAGGGTCATTGAAACTGAAAAACTTGTTTGGTCTTGGAGACCTATGGGATGGTTCAGTGACTTATGGCTTGGATCAAGTGTCAGAGGTTAGTATAGGTTTGTCTCTTCTCAAATGTACTGGGTTGGCTGCACCTTTATCGGCTAGAATATCCCTGCTTTCCCTAGATGGGCTTAAGTTCTCTTCGCGTAGGCAACAAGTGCTAGGTCTCTCGCTTTGCCTATTATCAATTGGCAATCATGACGTGTCTTACAATCTCTCTTGGCGAAGTTTAGATGATCCATCAGAGGACTCACAAATGTCTTATGAGACCTTGAGCAGGAAGCTTGGACATAGTTTATTCTCGACTTTGAAGTACGCTTTTAAAATTGATCGAAGGGATTCATCTACGAGGCCAACTCGAGGGCATGCTTTTGTTTCCACTACTCAAATTGGTGGTCTTTTCCCTGATATTCAGAGCTTAAGTCTCATTCGCCAG GAATTTGACCTTCGTTATGCTATCCCTTTGGGAATCTATGGGGCTGCATTCAATTTCGGAATTTCAGGTGGTATGATATTCCCATGGGGAAATGCATCCTTGAATGCATCCTCATATTTGCCTGAGAGGTTCTACCTGGGTTATAATTCTTCTCCAGTTTTGTCCTTGAGAGGCCCAACAGctgttttaggtttcaaggcTACAGGGCTAGGCCCTGCTGAGCATAGAAGAGTTGTCAGAAATTATTCTAGCGATGGAGAATCtaaaatttctgaaaaagaTCATATAAGTGGAGACCTTGCTGTGACTGCTTTTGCTGACTTTTCTTTCAATCTACCTTTTAGAGTTCTCCAGGAAGTTGGTATCCATGGACACATATTTGCTTGCACTGGTAGCCTGAATAAGTTTTCTGAGAATGCATACAAAGGGTTTTCTTTCCAGAAATTCCGAGACTCTTTTCGTAGCTGGGTGGGATTTGGAATCATCATACCAACCAAGCTATTTCGTATGGAG